The following coding sequences are from one Lycium ferocissimum isolate CSIRO_LF1 chromosome 3, AGI_CSIRO_Lferr_CH_V1, whole genome shotgun sequence window:
- the LOC132049817 gene encoding WRKY DNA-binding transcription factor 70-like isoform X1 → MESQWPENSLAYMKMLINELNCGQELTNRLKEVINKPLCDRGKNLLAEDLVEKIMGSFCKTISILKSSKSIDEDSQVNPMVAVSSCWKGGRRSPDEDSTGSCKISSPKDQRGYNKRRKISVKNVKETSTLVDDGHVWRKYGQKQILDAPFPRNYYRCTYKFDQGCQATKQEQRIQANPPRFRTMYQGHHTCKTNYPTVSQILLDSQKDHDDSSTLLSFDSNTNYYYNPCFPTFPSTKKEIKKEVSLTCSYPNQHQIQSSSSDYFLPLEYDYSTLTAETSGHVKAALSSESDNGDFISSGSIYSFSTSTDQYCMEMDMMLGSINFGHLPFQF, encoded by the exons atggagTCCCAATGGCCAGAAAACTCATTGGcttatatgaaaatgttgatcaaTGAGTTGAACTGTGGACAGGAATTAACAAACCGGCTCAAAGAGGTGATCAACAAACCTCTATGTGATAGAGGCAAGAATTTGTTGGCAGAGGATTTAGTGGAGAAAATTATGGGTTCATTTTGCAAGACTATCTCAATACTAAAGTCTAGCAAGTCCATAGATGAAGATTCTCAGGTTAATCCGATGGTGGCTGTTTCGTCTTGTTGGAAAGGTGGTCGGAGATCGCCGGATGAAGACTCAACGGGTAGTTGCAAGATATCATCACCAAAAGATCAAAGAGGATATAACAAGAGAAG GAAAATTTCAGtgaaaaatgtaaaagaaacCTCAACTTTGGTGGATGATGGCCACGTTTGGCGAAAATATGGCCAGAAACAAATCCTTGATGCCCCTTTTCCAAG GAACTATTATAGATGCACCTATAAGTTTGATCAAGGATGCCAAGCAACTAAACAAGAGCAAAGAATCCAAGCTAATCCACCTCGATTTCGGACCATGTACCAAGGTCATCACACATGTAAAACTAATTACCCCACAGTTTCCCAAATTCTCTTAGATTCTCAGAAAGATCATGATGATTCTTCAACCCTATTGAGTTTTGATTCCAACACTAATTATTATTACAATCCttgttttccaacatttccttCAACAAAAAAGGAAATCAAGAAAGAGGTCTCCCTAACTTGCTCCTACCCTAATCAACACCAAATCCAATCATCAAGCTCTGACTATTTTCTCCCGTTAGAATATGATTATTCGACTCTAACAGCTGAGACTTCCGGTCATGTTAAGGCGGCGTTATCATCAGAGTCAGATAATGGGGATTTCATCTCATCTGGATCAATCTACTCTTTTTCTACTAGCACAGATCAGTActgtatggaaatggatatgaTGCTAGGCTCAATTAACTTTGGACATTTGCCTTTTCAATTTTAA